In one Conger conger chromosome 5, fConCon1.1, whole genome shotgun sequence genomic region, the following are encoded:
- the ndufs7 gene encoding NADH dehydrogenase [ubiquinone] iron-sulfur protein 7, mitochondrial, with product MAALVAPRLIRFGSFSLRPTSAYCARTQGLHQSASNDSSSSVVPVREKSTAIATKASAVPSNKGEYVITKLDDLVNWARRSSLWPMTFGLACCAVEMMHMAAPRYDMDRFGVVFRASPRQADVMIVAGTLTNKMAPALRKVYDQMPEPRYVISMGSCANGGGYYHYSYSVVRGCDRIVPVDIYVPGCPPTAEALLYGTLQLQKKIKREKKMRIWYRK from the exons CTCCTCGCCTGATCCGTTTTGGATCGTTTTCCTTGAG ACCTACGTCCGCATACTGCGCGCGGACGCAGGGACTTCATCAGAGCGCCTCAAACGACAGCTCCAGCAG TGTGGTTCCGGTTCGGGAGAAGAGCACTGCCATTGCAACCAAAGCTTCCGCTGTGCCGAGCAATAAGGGAGAATATGTGATCACCAAGTTGGACGACCTGGTGAACTGGGCGCGCAGG agctcTCTGTGGCCCATGACGTTTGGGCTGGCCTGCTGTGCGGTGGAGATGATGCACATGGCGGCTCCGCGGTACGACATGGACCGCTTCGGCGTGGTGTTCCGTGCCAGCCCCCGCCAGGCCGACGTCATGATCGTCGCCGGCACCCTCACCAACAAGATGGCCCCCGCCCTGCGCAAG gtgtaTGACCAGATGCCAGAGCCCAGATATGTCATTTCAATGGGGAG CTGCGCTAACGGAGGGGGATATTACCACTACTCTTACTCTGTGGTGCGAGGCTGTGACCGCATCGTGCCCGTGGACATATACGTTCCAG GCTGCCCGCCCACCGCGGAGGCCCTCCTGTACGGCACCCTGCAGCTGCAGAAGAAGATCAAGCGGGAGAAGAAGATGAGGATCTGGTACCGCAAGTGA